Below is a genomic region from Treponema sp. OMZ 798.
GTCAACTCCGGCTTCGTGAGAAGTTCTAACCAGTTTTTTTGCCGTCTCATGCCTGGGCTTTTCTTTTTCGATATACGGAGTTTCGACGTCATCCGAATAAGGACTTTTTATATCGTCATCATCGTCTTCTTCATATGCATCATCCAATAAACGATAGTCCTCATCATTGCCGCCCTGAAAATCGGAGTCGGTTTCCGAATTAGTTTCGGATACCCCTTCATTTTTTATTTGAATACCGGCGCCTTCCAAAATATCCAGAATATCGGGTATAGTTTCCGGAGACATTAAGTCTTCGGGCAGTAGATCATCAAGATCACTCAATCCTATTGTGCGCTTCCTTTTGGCATATCCCAAAAGTTTAATAATCGCAGGATTCTTTTCGAGATCAGTCATACACCTTTCCCTTTAATTTTTTTAGTTGAATGTCGATACTTTTTTTTTCTTCCATTAGTTCTTTTGTCAAGTTTACCGTATCGACATTCTTTTCTCCATGTAATAACCTTAATCTGCCTATGATTTTGTCTTTTTGTTTTTGTAGAACATTTTGTTTTATAAAATTTATGCCGTCATCGACTACCTTTTCAGAGTTGTCGGCGAATTCACCCTTAGAAATTGTCTGAGAAACAATATCCTTTAATTTTTCTTCCCCGCATCTGTGCATTAGATTTGCATAAGTATAGGCACCATCTCTATAACATTCTTCTAAAACAATAAACAAATGTCTGGCATAAAAATCCTCAAAATCATCAGGGCTCAACTCGGAACGCAAACGGGAAAACAGATCAGTATTTGCCGCAACGGCAAGCACCAATCGTAACTCGGCATTCATTCTTATATTTACCGGCTTTTGTTTTACCTCGTCAACTATATGCCTTAGAGCCTTTTTTTCGCGGTTTTCATAATCGCCGAAAATTGCTTGTTGACTGACACCAAAGGCCGATGAAAGTTTAGAAATTGCAGACTCCCTTTGAATATCGGATTCCAGGACCTCAATATACGGAAACAAAAAGGCTATAGCTCCGGCCTTTCCTTCCGGACTGCTTATATCAAATCTCATGGACGCAATTTGTATAAGATAATCGTCGTCTACTATAGCACATTCCAAAAGAAATTTCAAGCCTTCTTTTCCTTTTTTTTGTAGAATTTCGGCAGGGTCCTTTCCGTCCTTCATATACAAAACGCGTACATTTACCCCCAGCCCCCTGCAAATTTTTATAGCCTTGTAAGAAGCTTCCTGTCCGGCCGAGTCCGAATCAAAGGCAAGATAAAATGTATCTGCAAAGGATTTTAAAAGTTTTACCTGATCTTCGGTAAGGGCCGTTCCCAAGGGAGCCACGGCATTTTCGATTCCGGCCTGAAAAAAGGCTAGAACATCCATGTAGCCCTCGCATAATATTACCGACTTCAATTTTCGGATCTCGGGCAGAGCATGATGAAAGGCAAAAACGGTTTCTCCTTTTTTATATTGAGGCATATCCGAGGAGTTTAGATACTTAGGTCCCTCTCCTTCCAAAATACGGCCTCCGAATGCTATTGTTTTTCCGTGACGATCGCAAATCGGGAACATAAGCCTATCGGAAAAAAAAGCTATATTTTTATAGTTTTTAGAAAAAAGTCCTGTTTTTTCCAGCAGGGATTCGGAGTAATTTTTTGACAACAAAAACTTATGAAGCCAGTACCGGTCTTTAGGAGAATAACCCAGATTGAATTTTTCGATTATTTCGGGAGAAACATTTCGGGAAAGAAGGTAATCGAGGGCTTTTTTCCCCAAAGGATTTTGAGTTAAAAGAAAATGAAAGCTGCCTGCAACCTTGCCGTAAAGTTCTAAGATTTCGTCTTTAAGTTTTGCCCCTTCATCGGGAACATAGGAGCCGCCCTCATAGATGACCTCAATACCTGCATTTTTTGCAAGCCGCTCTACTGCTTCAGTAAAGGAAAGCTTTTCCATCTCCATCAAAAAGTTGATGGTTCCGCCGCCCTTGTGGCAACCGAAACAATAATACATCCTTTTATCGGGAACAACATTAAACGACGGAGTTTTTTCATTATGGAAGGGACAGCAGCCCCACCAGTTAGCCCCCCGCTTTTCCAAGCGGGTATAGTTCTCGACAAGGGATACAATATCGGTCATTTCGGTTACTGCATCGACTGTTTTTGAACTTATCTTAGGCATTTATCACTCCTTAAGTTTTTTAGGTAAGTGATTTTACTATAAAGAGGCTTAAAAATCAAGCACAGAGGTTTGGTTGGTTTTTATACAACCGCAAGGAACGCAAAGGAATTTTTAAAAGTTTTAATAATAAATATTTTATCCGGAAATTTTAGTATTTTTTTCAAATAAATCCTACAAATATAATGAGGAGGAGAAATATGAAAAAATTAGGAGAAAACAAATGGTAAAAAGATTTGAAGATTTGACATTACAGGATGATTTTATGTTTTGTAAGGTTATGCAAAACCAAAAGCTATGTAAAAAACTTATTGAAATGATACTATTTGATACAATAGGTAAAATTGCGTATGTTTCGGTGCAGCATAGTATTAACACCTATGAACAGGCAAAATCCGTAAGGTTTGATGTTTTGGTGCAAGCAGAAAACGGTAAATTTTATGATGTGGAAATGCAGGTAAGCAATGAAAGGAATATCCCAAAAAGAATGCGATTTTACCAAGCAGCCCTAGATATTTCTTTTTTGGATAAAGGCAATTTCTATAACAACTTAAATGACAGCTTTATAATTTTTATCTGTTTATTTGATGTTATAGGCAAAATAGGCCTGTTTATACCTTTGAAAATCTTTGTATGGAGGACAAAAATGCCTCTTTACAAGACGGAACAAAAAAAGTTATAATAAATGCGGAAGCTTTTAAAAACACTGAGGACAAAGAACTAAAGGAATTTTTAACATACCTTAAAACAGGTAAAACAAATAATGAATTTACAAGGGGGATAGAAGAAATGATACAAACAGTAAAACAAAACGAACAGGCAAGACAAGAATACAGATTATTATCTACTTTTGAAATGGATATTAAGGATAGTACCGAATATAGAGTTAAAAAGGAAACAGCAAAACTTATGAAAAAGAGAGGATATCCAGTGTCTGAAATTTTAATAATGACGGGGCTTTCCGAATCCGAAATAGAAAAATTGTAGTTTTATAAGTTTTTTTATTAAGCCCTTCTTTAAAAGTCTTAATAACAAATTTAGTAACGCCCTCCCCTAGCCCGACCTCTGAATTTGCTTAAATCGTCTGTCTTTTATCTCAATTAAAAAATTAGCTCAAAACTTGCCTGAAATCGGGGTTCTTAGGGGCAGAGCCCCTAAGCAGCCGTTGAAGGGAGAGGGGGTCACAGGGGGAGAGGGAAACTTGCGTCTGAACAAGTTTCCCTTTCCTCCTCTATTTATCTATCCTCAAAAATTTTCCCTTTAAATCGAATTTAAGCTCAATATCATTATCAAGTTCTACTTCTTGTGCCTTTTTTTCAAGGTGCCAATCCGTGATATAATTATCGGGATAATTCTTTTTGACATAGTCTAAAATTTCTTTTGGTATAACTGAATCAGGAAGCTCTGAGTTACCGTCAATTCCGGTTATTTCGCCTTTAGAGTTAAAGTCCAAGTCAATCTTGTTGTCAAGCTCTACTTCATACTTAACCGATAAGCCGTCCTTTTCTTTTTCAATTTTTAAAGGTTTTGCATCAGGAAAGTGAGTTTTAATATAGGTTTGAGCTTTTTCGGGTAAATTGCTAAACTCTATAAACTTACTTTTTCCATAGAGCATACAGGAAGAAAAGAGCAAAAATACGGCAAACAAAAAAACATGCCTTCTAAAGATCACAGATTGTTTTTTCATAAACACCTCCACGTGTAAACGGTATGAATAATATAATCAAATAAGAGGAAAGCGGCAAATCAAATTTTACCTTGACAATCAATCAATTATCTTTAATAATATAACTATGATAAAAAAATATTTTGTGCTTTTTTTTGTGTTTAGTATTTCGTTATTTTCTTGTTCAAATTATTCAAAGGGCGATAAAGAGCGTTTTATCCCATTAAAAGAAATGAAAACCGATTACGAATATTTTTGGGACTTTATCGAGAAGGGCTATCCCAATAAAAATACATGTATAAGAAACGGAGCCGATTTAAAATCAATAAAAAAATATTATGCCGAAAAATTAAAAAACTTAAAAACCGAAATCGATTATATGAAATTTTACGGTATAATATGCTCCGGAATTACAGACAAGCATTTTTTTGGTCATCTGGGAATTGTAGATTACGGCTCATATAAAAACGATATTGAAACAATTTCTTTAGAAAATAAAAGAGATGAAGATTTTCACTATATAAAAAAAGATAAAAGAGTCGAGGCCTTTTATACAAAAGGTTTAGGTTCTAACGCCGAATATATGACTGCCGTACAAAGATATAAAAAACAAAAGAAAGATATAGCGAAATTCGTATTTAAAAAAATAAAAGACGATATTTTTTATATAAAAATACCGGCATTTTTACCTACAGAAAATTTTGATTGGAATGATTTTGAAAAGTATCAAAAAGAAATAACAAAAAACAAATATAAACATTTAATAATAGATTTAAGGGATAACGGAGGAGGCTATACCTTTTTATGGAAGAAATTTTTAGTTTCTCCTCTGATAAAAGAAGCAAAGACTTTTAAGATGATTGCTTTTTATAACCCTTCGGAATTTTCCGACCGCTACCTTCCATTTTTCTTAAAAGGAGATCGATGGACTTTCCCTGCAAAAATTTCAAAAAGAAAGAATTTGCCGCACTTGGAAAATTTAAATAAAGAAGAGGCAGCTTCTTTTAAAGAAGCCTATGATTTAGAATATACCGTAGAGCCTGAAAGAAGCGATTTTCAATTTGACGGAAAAATATGGGTGCTTGTAAATAGAAAATGCTATTCTGCCTCAGATGCCTTTGCTGCCTTTTGTAAGCAAACAGGCTTTGCAAGTCTTGTCGGCGAAAATACAGGGGGATCGGGCTTGTTACCCCTTCATCCAGTATATTTAAAATTACCCAAAAGCGGCATGCTTATAAAATACGATATGTTCTACACCTTAAACCCGGACGGTTCAAATAATGCGGAAACAGGCACTGACCCCGATTATCCTGTAAAACAAAAATATGCCTTAGAAACCTGTCTTGAAATAATCGAAAAAACTAATTAATACAAAGCTTTTAAAAGAAAAGCGGATTATCGAGGTAGGCACTTAAAACCATAAAGCTGTCCATGTAACCGGCCTTAACCTTTTTTGTATAGATATTCACATGAATAATCTCTTCATTGTCTTCATCCCATCTTTTTCCGTTAATCTCGATATAGTCATTTACACCAAAGGCATTTTCCGATGCAAAGCTTCCCGGGATAACCTCAGAAACCCTATAAGAATTTCTTTTACCCACCGATTCAAGTTTAAACCCAAAAACGGGAAGCATAGATCTTGCTATGCTGTCCTTTCTAAAAACCGAAATGCCCGGATATAAAGGCCGCTCGGCACATAAAACAGGCCAAGTTTTTTCTTCATAAATACCGGCCTCATTTTTTTGAAAACCTTTAATTAGTACTATAGTTTCGGGAGCAATCGATAATAAATTTGCCTGTATTTCTTCCACCGAATTTACAGGAACACCGTTAAATTCTTTTATTACGCTGCCCTCATTTATGCCCGAGATCGAAAAAGGACCGTCAGGAAGAACATAGTTTACAAGAACCCCGGCGGGAACTCCAGCAGCTGCATTGGAGCCTTTTTGGTTTTGGCCATGACAGCCCAGCCAAGAATGTCTTACTTCTCCGCCCTTATATAGATCGGGAAGAATAGCCTTTAAAAGCTCAACAGGGATTGCAAAATTAAGGCCCTCGTTTCTTTCAAGGCCGGCAAAGACTACGGCTTGAACAAGGCCCTTATCGTCCACTATAGGGCCGCCTGAGTTTCCGTGATTAACGGCAGCATCTATCTGCATTATATCTACCATAGAAAAAAGTCTGCGGTATTTTGCCGATATTATACCTGAGGTGAGCGTTTTTTCCAAACCGGCCGGAGAGCCTATTGCATAAATTCGGCTTCCTACACCTAAATCCTTTGAAGAACCAAGGTTAAAAATAAACTGAGGTGTGTACTCGGTCTTTACCAAGGCCAAATCAAACAGGGGATCCCAGCCTACAACCCTTGCAGGAATTTTCACATTGGGATTATCAGGCGACTTAATATAAAGCCTAGAATAGCCGTTATATTTTTTATCAACCTCGCTTTGGATAACATGATAATTAGTAATAAAATAACCGCGGGAATCTATAAAAAAACCTGAACCTATAACAATGTCGGGCGAGGCATAACCTCTTTGAATACGTGCCCCCCTATCTACCCAAACGGTAAGAGAGCCCTTTATCATTTCATCTATATTTTGAGGAAAAGAAGATGATTGGCCGGACAGAGGATTTTTTTTATTTTGCAAGTTTAAAAGAGGAAGATCGGCATTTTTTTTCCATAAGATATTCCTTTCTTCAAAGATACGCTCTTCAGTCCACCCGGCAGGGCGTTTTCCGATTGCAGTAAGAGACCTAAAGTAGCGGACAGCCTCATCCCATTTTTTTTCATCTATGCTTTTTAAAAATGCGGCTTCAGTTTTTTCTATCGATTTTAAGTTAATCTTGTCCACTTCTTCAAAATTTTTTGTGTTAAGATGCAGAATCTGAGATCTGATTAGTGCATCAGCTATCTTACCCGATTTAAGGAGTCTTTCGGCGTAGTCAACCTGATATAATACACTGGATCTATCCGAATAATCGACATATTCGGTATGTTCGGTTGAAGTACAAGAAAAAATCAATAAAAAGAGAAGAGAAAAAATAAGTTTACTCATTGATGATTTCAGCAAAAACAAACCCTCCGGAGCGTACGGCAAAAACTTCGATATTATTTATACTAAACATATAGGAAACAACCGGCAGGGTTGTTTGGTTAAATATTTCAGTAATTTTTTCGTTTACTTTTTCGATATTTACAGGACTTCTATTAAGCCAAAATACGTTTCCTTTATCCGAAGGAATAAGAATAAGATTTTCTTTTCCGTCAAACAATTGGACGGGAATTCCGTTTTTATAATTAACACGGATTGTTTTATTCAATTTGGGATGAATCCATTCGGTTTGAGAGTCCCCGTTTTCATATTGTGTATATGTAATTTCAGAGGAGCCGTCCTCATCACTGTCCCAAACCTTTGTAACAACACCGTCTTTTTCATAATATTCGGAATATTCATAGAGTTTGTTTTTATTTAAATCTATATCCATTCTTTTTAATATACCGTTTCGATCATACTCAATTCTTGTTTCAAAATAACCGTCCCCATTCTTATCTGCATTTTCAAAGACAGGTAAGCCGCTTCTGTAATTCGTTTGAGAGTACAGCGCTCCTGCAACACTTACCTCGGCTTTTATCGGGATACCCTTATCAAAGAATATTTTTTTTATGCCTCCGTCTATGTACGGGGTATTTTCTTCAGAAAAGGCCGAGGAGTAAATCAAGGAGCCTTCATGTATACTTCTTATACTTTTATCGACTTTTAAAGAAAAGAAAGCCTGTTGTTTTTGATGCATACCATGAAGCTTTAGATTTAATTCTTTTAATTCTATAGGAGCCCATTTTAGGTCAAGGGGGCGCATGGTATACTTCTTACCGTTTTTTATAAAATTTTTCACGGAAGGATATGAATCATAGGACAGCGAATACTCTCGTTTTTTTCCGTGAATTACAGATGGAACACCGAAATTACATTCTACAGTGTATTCGGGATAACCTGTTTGGAGAGGATCGAATTCCGCACACCAAGGTCTGCCGTTTTTATAATAAATTTTAGAATCTATAATTAAATCCCCGTTTTCGTCATCAACAATCAAACCTTCGTAGACAGATAAAAAATTTTTAAGTTCATTTCTCAATTCATTGTTTATAACCAAGCGTAAGAGCTCAACCAAATGAGATTCATACATAGCCTGAGTAAGAATGTACTCCTTCAAAATCGGATTAAAATAATAAACCTTAGCCGACAAAAATTCGTTTACAGCCGTTTGCTCGTCTATTATACCGTACCTTAGACAAAGTAAGGTAGAATATGAGCGGTTATATAAGTCATTAAGATCATGAGATTCGGTAAAAGGTAAGTACATACAGCGGTACAATTTTAACCGCCTGATATTATCTTCCGATTTTGTTTCAAAGGGACTTGCAAGCAAAAGAAGGGATGGGTCCTCATCCTGCCACGCATAAAGCCGGGAAATTATATGTCCGGCCAATTTTTTACCGAAAAAACTCACTTTTTTTCCGCGCTCTCTCAGAAAAAACAATTTTGCAAAACGGGAATCAAATGCCCAGCGGTCTAAGGTTTCGGATATCAGCTGCTTGGCTTCATCATATCGCCCCAAGCCGTAGAGGGCATCAGCTTTTACATAGTCAGCCTCAGCCGACTCAAAGGGTAAGAGCTTGACGAGTTCCAAAGCTTCCCTGTATTTTAACATTCTTGTATTGACTTGAGCAGCCAATAAACGGGCGGCATTTATATCGTATAAGCGCCAGATCATTCCGTCGGCACAAGCGGCATCGGCTTTTTGCAATATATCTTCGTTGGGTTGATTTAATTTTAAACCGCATATTGCCTGAATATATAAAAAATCGGCAGTTTTAGGATCATACACTTCACCAAGCTGAGCTTCAAATAAGGCTTCCTTCCATTTTTCTTCGGTAAAGAGCTTAGCAGAATTCTGTAAACATGATAGGGCAGCCGATAAATTTACCCCCTCACTTTGATCGGCATAAAGCCCCATAAAAATCAAAAGAAAAAAGGCTAAAATCTTATATTTGAGTTTAAAATCATAAAATTTACAAGATGTCATCTTTTACCCCTATAAAAACTTTTTGCCGAAAACGGCTCCGTATATTCCTTTAACTACCCCGCCCTCTTCGATTATCGGCAAAATATTTCTATTTTCGTAGTCTATATTCCACTCATTTATAATCTTTTTTACCGATTTTTTTGAACCGTAAGAGGTCTCTATCTCATCACCGAAAAGGCGTGAGCGCACACAAAAAGGAGGCTTAAAGGGACCTATACCGCAAGTTTTATCGCTCTCGTGCACTATAAAAAATCCGTTTTCTTTTTCTACAGCCCTAAAAGTTCCGGCGGGCGTATTAAAGGTGCAAGGCTTATCGATCCAAATAGAATAAAAGACGTCTCCCGGCTTTTCCTCATTTTCATCCTTAAAAAGCAAGACCGAATCTCCTTCTTTTTTTATACAAAAGCCGCCCGAAAAAATTATATTTTTTGTATCTGAAAGCTTCATTAAATCTTCAAAGACCGAGTAAGGGATTCTTCTTTTCCCTTTTAAAAGAATGAGACCTTCTTGAAGAAATTTAAGTTTTAAGGCTTCTTCAAGGCTTACAAAAAAAAGAAATTTACACCGGCAGCAGGCGACCCCTTTTTTGTTCTTATCCAATATCCATGCTTCTTTCTTTGTTCTATAAGAGTCAGTAATAAAATCGTTTTGAGCCCTGATTTTTGCTAAACTTTTATCCAAGCCGCTTTGCCAGCCGTCAAAACAAACGGTCAAAGCAGGAATAAGATTATGCCTGACCTTGTTCCTAAGATAGGAGGTCTCAAAATTAGTAGCATCTTCTCTCCACGGGATATTTTTTTCTTTTAAATATTCTTCTATTTCTGACCGGCTAATATTAAGAAGCGGGCGGATAAATCTGCCCCGTCTTGGAGAAATCCCCATAAGGGCTTCAGGACCGGCACCTTGAAAGAGCCTCATCAAAACTGTTTCATAATTATCGTTTTTGTTGTGGGCCGTCAAAATATAATCGGCATTTAAGGAATCCGCCGTCTTTTCAAACTCATTGTACCTCAAAAAGCGGGCAGCATCTTCAATTCCCGTTTTTCTGCTTCGGGCTTCATCGAATACCCTATTTTTGGGAATTTCAGTTAAGATACAGGGGCACTTATTTTTACAAAAGTCTAAAACAAATTGGGCATCGCCTAGGGTTTCATTTTCAGGCCTTATATTGTGGTTTACGGTTATGACAAAAATTTCGGCGTTTATATCGCTCTTTAATTCCAAGAAGGCTGAAAGCATGGCCATAGAATCGGCTCCTCCGGAAACGGCAAGCAGGAGTCTTACAGGAGCGGCATCTCGGCCGATCTTTTTATCGGATAGGGAGGAAAAGCCAAGAAGCACTTCTTTTAAAAACGATTTTACCATATGATAGATTTTACATAATTTATAAAAATGGTCAACAGTTATGAAAGGGGAAAAAATCAGTTTTTTAAAATACAGAATAAACAAAAAAACCTTCCGTTCTTTAACTTAAGGAAGCGGAAGGTTTTTATTCATAAAAATAAGACTTATTTAGCCTCTTCTGCAGCAGGGGCAGCTTCAGTAGAAGCAGCTTCTTCGCCTTCGGCCTCAGCAGCAGGAGTTGAAGTCTCGGCTGCAGCAAACTTGATGGCTGCAACAGTTATATCATCGCTTGTTAAAACGGTAACAGCCTCAGGAAGTTTAATATCCCTGACATGGAGCGACTGATTTACATCAAGGGCTGAAACATCAACAACGATTCTGGGAGGCAGATCCTTAGGCAGACACTCAAGTTCAAGCTCGGTTATACCTGTCTCAAGAATACCGCCATGGCGTACACCTTCGGGAGAACCTTCAAGTCTGATCTTAACCTTTGTACGTAAGGTCTTTCCTCTTTCTACCTCGTAAAAGTCGATATGTTTAATCTTATCCGTAACAATATCATGCTGAAAATCTTTAATAAAAACTTCGTAATCCTTTCCCGCTGCATTTAATGTTACAATAGTACTTTCGGTAACAAGTTTAAAAAGTTTCATAAATTCTCTTTCATCAACATCAAGAGAAACGGATTTGCCGTGCCTATCATACATTACTGCAGGAATTCTTCCCGCTCTTCTCATTTTTACAGCGGCATTTTTACCGTATGTAGATCTTTCATTTGCATTTAACAGTCTCTGTTCCATAACCCCAGAACTCCTCTACTACCAATTATTTAGTTTGCAAAAAGGACCGCCGATAAAAGCGGTCTCAAAACTGGGACGGTAGGATTCGAACCTACGGAATGACGGCACCAAAAGCCGTTGGCTTACCACTTGCCGACGTCCCAAATATATACAAAAAGCTAAAAGCTAAATTGTATCCAAAAACAGAAAAAACTATTATTACATCGCAAATTGACTGCTAAAGCTAGATTCCAGCCTCAGCATCTTGCCCGGGCATAACAGGTGTTTTTTCGTAAACCTCCAAAACAGCCTTTGTCATTTTTTCCCTGAACTCGGCAGTGATAGGATGAGCTATATTTTTAAACTCACCGTTACTCAGCTTCCGGCTCGGCATTCCAATGTACAAACCGTCATTACCCTCAATCACTCTTACATTATGAAGGACAAAGCAATCATCGAACGTAATATTAGCATAAGCCTTTAAACTACTCCCCGGACTCACTTTCTGAACACGGACTTCTGTAATTTCCATACTGTCCTCCTTGCATAAAATATTGGTAACATCTTTACCTACCAATATTTTACTACGCTTTCTATCAGAACGCAAGTAACAAGAAGAAAAAACATCGGCCATATTCAGCAAAAAGCTTGGAATAAGCATTTTTGACTGCTTTTTCATCTTTAAAAAGTCCAAAAACCGAAGAACCGGCACCGCTCATAAGAGCAAAGTCGGCCCCGTAAGTTAAAAGGTCTAGTTTTGCCTTTTTTATTGCAGGATATTCAATAAAAAGAACATCTTCAAAGCTGTTAAAAAAAGGCCATTCACGGCAGTCTTTGCCGCAAAAAAGCTCAGGATTAAAAGCAGGATTCAGTATCTCCGATTCTTTACGGCCTAAAAGGCTGTAAGCCCTGGGCGTAGCGCTTTTTATTTCGGGATAAATCAAAATCCCAAAATAATCTGAAGAAACGGAAACTCTTTTTATTTCTTCTCCGCGGCCTCTTACAACCGCAGCTCCATCTCCCAAAAAAAACGGAACATCGCTTCCTATTTTCAAAGCTATAGCTCTTAAGTCTTCTTCCCGTAAACGAGTAGAAAACATCTCATTAAGCCCCCGCAAAACCGAAGCGGCATCGGAAGATCCGCCTCCCAATCCGGCGCCTTCAGGGATTCTTTTTAGGATCCTCACGGTAACACCTTCAGAAATACCGGTAAAGCTTTTAAACTCTTCATAAGCTCTTGTAATGGTGTTCTCTGCCGGCAATTCAGCCAATGGAGACAGCACCTTACATTCTTTTTTATCCGGTTTTCTTTGCATTAAAAGATCGTCGGCAAGAGAAATCGGAGCAAAAACACTTACAAGGTCATGGAACCCGTCACTTCTCTTTCCTAAAACTTCCAAATGCAGATTAATTTTTGCATGAGCTTTAAGGCTAATCGCACTTTTAATCATGTCCTAAGCATTATATCCAATTATAAAGTTTTGTCAATACAAAATAAAGGAAATTAACGGCAAAATTATGATTTTTTAAGGCTTGCAGGGTTCCAGATCCCAATCCTTATAAAGAAGCTCCAAAAATGAACTCATAATATATTCTCCGCCGGAAATAGTATAATGATGCCCGTCATCCTTCATGAGCCTTATTTTTTTACCTTCGGCGTTTTTAAGGGTATCGGTATAAGGGACACCATCCCCCGGAACTATACTGCTTAGAGAGAATTTTTTAAGAATAATCTCGGAGTATTCAGATGCTATTTTTTTATGTAAGTCTTCGATATAAAGTAATTGGGCATTGTATATCTTATCCCGGACAACAGGCATTCCGAGCCAATATACTTTTTTTGTATTTGCAAACAAAACGTCCAAATGAGTTTTTATCTTA
It encodes:
- the tilS gene encoding tRNA lysidine(34) synthetase TilS, whose protein sequence is MVKSFLKEVLLGFSSLSDKKIGRDAAPVRLLLAVSGGADSMAMLSAFLELKSDINAEIFVITVNHNIRPENETLGDAQFVLDFCKNKCPCILTEIPKNRVFDEARSRKTGIEDAARFLRYNEFEKTADSLNADYILTAHNKNDNYETVLMRLFQGAGPEALMGISPRRGRFIRPLLNISRSEIEEYLKEKNIPWREDATNFETSYLRNKVRHNLIPALTVCFDGWQSGLDKSLAKIRAQNDFITDSYRTKKEAWILDKNKKGVACCRCKFLFFVSLEEALKLKFLQEGLILLKGKRRIPYSVFEDLMKLSDTKNIIFSGGFCIKKEGDSVLLFKDENEEKPGDVFYSIWIDKPCTFNTPAGTFRAVEKENGFFIVHESDKTCGIGPFKPPFCVRSRLFGDEIETSYGSKKSVKKIINEWNIDYENRNILPIIEEGGVVKGIYGAVFGKKFL
- the dnaG gene encoding DNA primase — its product is MPKISSKTVDAVTEMTDIVSLVENYTRLEKRGANWWGCCPFHNEKTPSFNVVPDKRMYYCFGCHKGGGTINFLMEMEKLSFTEAVERLAKNAGIEVIYEGGSYVPDEGAKLKDEILELYGKVAGSFHFLLTQNPLGKKALDYLLSRNVSPEIIEKFNLGYSPKDRYWLHKFLLSKNYSESLLEKTGLFSKNYKNIAFFSDRLMFPICDRHGKTIAFGGRILEGEGPKYLNSSDMPQYKKGETVFAFHHALPEIRKLKSVILCEGYMDVLAFFQAGIENAVAPLGTALTEDQVKLLKSFADTFYLAFDSDSAGQEASYKAIKICRGLGVNVRVLYMKDGKDPAEILQKKGKEGLKFLLECAIVDDDYLIQIASMRFDISSPEGKAGAIAFLFPYIEVLESDIQRESAISKLSSAFGVSQQAIFGDYENREKKALRHIVDEVKQKPVNIRMNAELRLVLAVAANTDLFSRLRSELSPDDFEDFYARHLFIVLEECYRDGAYTYANLMHRCGEEKLKDIVSQTISKGEFADNSEKVVDDGINFIKQNVLQKQKDKIIGRLRLLHGEKNVDTVNLTKELMEEKKSIDIQLKKLKGKVYD
- a CDS encoding tetratricopeptide repeat protein: MTSCKFYDFKLKYKILAFFLLIFMGLYADQSEGVNLSAALSCLQNSAKLFTEEKWKEALFEAQLGEVYDPKTADFLYIQAICGLKLNQPNEDILQKADAACADGMIWRLYDINAARLLAAQVNTRMLKYREALELVKLLPFESAEADYVKADALYGLGRYDEAKQLISETLDRWAFDSRFAKLFFLRERGKKVSFFGKKLAGHIISRLYAWQDEDPSLLLLASPFETKSEDNIRRLKLYRCMYLPFTESHDLNDLYNRSYSTLLCLRYGIIDEQTAVNEFLSAKVYYFNPILKEYILTQAMYESHLVELLRLVINNELRNELKNFLSVYEGLIVDDENGDLIIDSKIYYKNGRPWCAEFDPLQTGYPEYTVECNFGVPSVIHGKKREYSLSYDSYPSVKNFIKNGKKYTMRPLDLKWAPIELKELNLKLHGMHQKQQAFFSLKVDKSIRSIHEGSLIYSSAFSEENTPYIDGGIKKIFFDKGIPIKAEVSVAGALYSQTNYRSGLPVFENADKNGDGYFETRIEYDRNGILKRMDIDLNKNKLYEYSEYYEKDGVVTKVWDSDEDGSSEITYTQYENGDSQTEWIHPKLNKTIRVNYKNGIPVQLFDGKENLILIPSDKGNVFWLNRSPVNIEKVNEKITEIFNQTTLPVVSYMFSINNIEVFAVRSGGFVFAEIINE
- a CDS encoding S1C family serine protease, which produces MLKSSMSKLIFSLLFLLIFSCTSTEHTEYVDYSDRSSVLYQVDYAERLLKSGKIADALIRSQILHLNTKNFEEVDKINLKSIEKTEAAFLKSIDEKKWDEAVRYFRSLTAIGKRPAGWTEERIFEERNILWKKNADLPLLNLQNKKNPLSGQSSSFPQNIDEMIKGSLTVWVDRGARIQRGYASPDIVIGSGFFIDSRGYFITNYHVIQSEVDKKYNGYSRLYIKSPDNPNVKIPARVVGWDPLFDLALVKTEYTPQFIFNLGSSKDLGVGSRIYAIGSPAGLEKTLTSGIISAKYRRLFSMVDIMQIDAAVNHGNSGGPIVDDKGLVQAVVFAGLERNEGLNFAIPVELLKAILPDLYKGGEVRHSWLGCHGQNQKGSNAAAGVPAGVLVNYVLPDGPFSISGINEGSVIKEFNGVPVNSVEEIQANLLSIAPETIVLIKGFQKNEAGIYEEKTWPVLCAERPLYPGISVFRKDSIARSMLPVFGFKLESVGKRNSYRVSEVIPGSFASENAFGVNDYIEINGKRWDEDNEEIIHVNIYTKKVKAGYMDSFMVLSAYLDNPLFF
- a CDS encoding S41 family peptidase, which produces MIKKYFVLFFVFSISLFSCSNYSKGDKERFIPLKEMKTDYEYFWDFIEKGYPNKNTCIRNGADLKSIKKYYAEKLKNLKTEIDYMKFYGIICSGITDKHFFGHLGIVDYGSYKNDIETISLENKRDEDFHYIKKDKRVEAFYTKGLGSNAEYMTAVQRYKKQKKDIAKFVFKKIKDDIFYIKIPAFLPTENFDWNDFEKYQKEITKNKYKHLIIDLRDNGGGYTFLWKKFLVSPLIKEAKTFKMIAFYNPSEFSDRYLPFFLKGDRWTFPAKISKRKNLPHLENLNKEEAASFKEAYDLEYTVEPERSDFQFDGKIWVLVNRKCYSASDAFAAFCKQTGFASLVGENTGGSGLLPLHPVYLKLPKSGMLIKYDMFYTLNPDGSNNAETGTDPDYPVKQKYALETCLEIIEKTN
- a CDS encoding PepSY-like domain-containing protein gives rise to the protein MKKQSVIFRRHVFLFAVFLLFSSCMLYGKSKFIEFSNLPEKAQTYIKTHFPDAKPLKIEKEKDGLSVKYEVELDNKIDLDFNSKGEITGIDGNSELPDSVIPKEILDYVKKNYPDNYITDWHLEKKAQEVELDNDIELKFDLKGKFLRIDK